A portion of the Candidatus Bathyarchaeia archaeon genome contains these proteins:
- a CDS encoding DUF1998 domain-containing protein gives MLRLLKSSIANKELSNPNIFPISLFVQLSRVYNKREAAAELKCRSCDSSLIQAYVGAPTDPGAMTVFRVSVVPSPPGGAYDYFILPTGVFRLQCPRHKGLKGLKAENPQRPFYTLRYTCPFSDSSCDSYDRGFCKDGGSALFFPRGKIRRAIARPSEGLTRPYVEVVFQEMERMEDLTERINRGLGARAFSGAFLGRFKVHVLSLFYLIGHSYAPRRNRIPALAFDDRSSTLRVAGRSMTTTGLLLRLDPERVSHVIEILKGFVPIDEIAAAHSVAHAAMKAIVMLSGLSYGEFGEAAYADGEQLEVLIYDDSPGGVGGVDAIRECLPDFLNRLMQSAAPCPRACRTACRACLYVENCGSLNFMLSWMAANMYLRGGEL, from the coding sequence TTGCTCAGATTGTTAAAAAGTTCAATAGCGAACAAGGAATTATCTAATCCGAATATTTTCCCTATCTCTCTTTTTGTCCAACTAAGCAGGGTCTATAATAAGAGAGAAGCCGCAGCTGAACTAAAGTGCCGCAGCTGCGACAGTAGCCTAATACAAGCCTATGTTGGAGCGCCCACCGATCCAGGCGCCATGACGGTATTTCGCGTGAGCGTGGTTCCTTCGCCTCCTGGTGGCGCCTATGACTACTTCATACTTCCGACTGGCGTCTTCCGCCTTCAGTGCCCGCGGCACAAGGGCCTTAAGGGGCTGAAAGCCGAGAATCCGCAAAGACCCTTCTACACGCTAAGGTACACGTGCCCCTTCAGCGACAGCAGCTGTGACAGCTATGACCGCGGCTTCTGCAAGGACGGCGGCAGCGCTCTCTTCTTCCCGCGCGGGAAGATTAGGAGGGCAATCGCCCGCCCCAGTGAGGGGCTCACGAGACCCTACGTTGAAGTAGTCTTCCAGGAGATGGAGAGAATGGAAGACTTAACCGAGCGCATAAATAGGGGGCTCGGCGCGAGAGCCTTCAGCGGCGCCTTCCTCGGAAGGTTTAAGGTGCACGTCCTCTCCCTCTTCTACTTGATTGGCCACAGCTACGCACCTAGGAGAAATAGAATTCCGGCCTTAGCCTTTGACGATAGAAGCAGCACTCTGCGAGTCGCTGGCCGCTCCATGACGACTACAGGTCTCCTCCTGCGTTTGGATCCAGAAAGGGTCAGCCACGTCATAGAGATTCTGAAGGGCTTTGTCCCTATAGACGAGATAGCAGCAGCGCATTCGGTGGCGCACGCGGCCATGAAGGCCATCGTGATGCTCTCAGGTCTCTCTTATGGAGAGTTTGGCGAGGCTGCCTATGCGGATGGAGAGCAGCTGGAGGTCTTAATATACGATGATTCCCCGGGCGGCGTGGGCGGCGTCGACGCCATAAGGGAGTGCCTGCCGGACTTCCTTAACCGCTTAATGCAGAGCGCGGCCCCATGCCCAAGGGCCTGTAGAACCGCGTGCAGAGCCTGTCTCTACGTCGAAAACTGCGGAAGTCTAAACTTCATGCTGAGCTGGATGGCCGCAAACATGTACCTTCGGGGTGGCGAGCTTTGA
- a CDS encoding zinc ribbon domain-containing protein yields the protein MSSLVSFREDLHWGMGFGEVTRKKKPYVLCGSCGKLIPVRFSACMNCRRPFPPEYVYCPYCRVELIKNSDLCPYCGSKLDKSPAYYIYK from the coding sequence ATGTCGAGTTTGGTTAGTTTTCGTGAGGATTTGCATTGGGGTATGGGTTTTGGCGAGGTTACTAGGAAGAAGAAACCGTATGTTTTGTGTGGTAGCTGCGGGAAACTTATTCCGGTGAGATTCAGTGCCTGTATGAATTGTAGAAGGCCCTTTCCGCCGGAATATGTTTACTGCCCGTACTGCAGAGTAGAGCTCATCAAAAACTCTGACTTATGCCCCTACTGTGGGTCGAAGCTGGATAAGAGCCCAGCATATTACATATACAAGTAA
- a CDS encoding phospholipase D family protein, translating into MKQSRLSSPSRTGGAVSRAEVLDLTKPIATAVWELRAEGAPESAEGRELGSVVSLILNPPLLRDLGSPPPASMGLLDSLSYAVSSASRSLRIAMPYVGDLMSALFAQHVQDLKRLSLLRVITEDTRSNRRALEPMRLFLPNLEVRYATKESGGVKVVGAHLKLIIADEDLAIIGTFNLTQAHLLVNYDVGVLLRGGVVRHLTAIFDAIWNKIVGGAGEQA; encoded by the coding sequence ATGAAGCAATCGAGACTCTCTTCACCCTCGAGAACCGGGGGGGCAGTCAGTAGGGCTGAGGTGCTGGACTTAACAAAGCCGATAGCAACTGCCGTGTGGGAGCTCCGCGCAGAGGGCGCGCCGGAGTCTGCGGAGGGTAGGGAGCTCGGCTCCGTAGTCAGCCTAATACTTAACCCGCCGCTTCTCAGGGATTTAGGAAGCCCGCCTCCAGCATCTATGGGCTTGTTAGACTCCCTTAGCTACGCCGTCAGCTCCGCCTCTAGGAGCCTAAGGATAGCAATGCCCTACGTCGGCGATCTGATGAGCGCCCTCTTCGCGCAGCACGTCCAAGACTTAAAGAGACTCAGCTTACTAAGAGTAATAACTGAGGATACGCGAAGCAATAGACGGGCGCTCGAGCCCATGAGACTCTTCCTGCCAAATTTAGAGGTGCGCTACGCGACTAAGGAGTCCGGCGGGGTGAAGGTCGTTGGGGCGCACCTTAAGCTCATAATCGCTGACGAGGATCTGGCAATAATTGGAACCTTTAACCTCACGCAAGCGCACCTTCTCGTCAACTATGACGTTGGCGTGCTCCTCAGGGGCGGTGTCGTGAGACACTTAACGGCGATATTCGATGCGATATGGAATAAGATCGTAGGTGGAGCTGGTGAGCAGGCCTAA
- a CDS encoding DUF3368 domain-containing protein, whose protein sequence is MVNSHNKTKGKKILIFDTSAISALSRISLLNKIIAYKKATNVELMLPSVVHDELRRYKSFPRIKEFLEQNFKVIIPPNEVMEEIERKKSGLGPGEISVIASVISITREDNEAIVMAIIDDKRGRKSAKALNLEVHGSLWIITQLKKHNIITKEEAVNSIRTLPQHGFHISEEDLQAVIEEIRRDC, encoded by the coding sequence TTGGTCAACAGCCACAATAAAACTAAAGGGAAGAAAATTTTAATATTTGACACATCCGCCATAAGCGCTCTCTCCCGCATAAGTTTACTAAATAAAATAATTGCCTACAAAAAAGCTACAAATGTAGAGTTAATGTTACCAAGTGTGGTGCACGATGAGCTTAGGAGATATAAAAGTTTTCCAAGAATTAAAGAATTCTTAGAACAAAACTTCAAAGTGATTATCCCACCAAATGAAGTCATGGAAGAGATCGAGAGAAAGAAGAGCGGCCTTGGGCCGGGCGAGATAAGCGTCATAGCCTCAGTAATATCCATAACAAGAGAGGATAATGAAGCCATAGTAATGGCAATCATTGATGACAAGAGAGGAAGAAAATCTGCTAAAGCCCTTAACTTGGAAGTACATGGATCACTCTGGATAATAACTCAGCTCAAGAAACACAACATAATCACAAAGGAAGAAGCAGTAAACAGTATTAGAACACTCCCACAGCACGGTTTCCACATAAGTGAAGAAGACTTACAGGCAGTAATAGAAGAGATCCGAAGAGATTGTTAA
- a CDS encoding tyrosine-type recombinase/integrase — MEGLKTSLLQEHTKLIEGFKRDCKLRGMTEESIRRYLSSVRIFLNFIKFRGLTVANVDLHALRDFLQHIVEGGAKYKTIENYFSALSSFYDYLVFEGIVDRNIILPFRKRYLKRYKSGYDDPERRLLSVEEMSRLVNSIMDPRDKAIAVLLAKTGIRRGELLRLDVDDINWEDYSITLKPTPKRSNRIVFFDDECARVLRRWLRVREKLNPPTKALFVSYQSLQRLDRNGLWNAIVKYAKRLGFHNPNSPRLEDHFGPHCFRHWFTTWLLRNGMPREYVKELRGDKRREAIDIYHIDREELRRAYLACIPKLGIE; from the coding sequence GTGGAAGGGCTGAAAACTAGTTTACTCCAAGAGCATACGAAACTTATTGAGGGCTTTAAGAGGGACTGCAAGCTTAGGGGCATGACTGAAGAGAGCATAAGAAGGTATCTTTCAAGCGTGAGGATCTTTCTGAATTTCATTAAATTCAGAGGTTTAACAGTTGCTAATGTGGACTTGCATGCTTTAAGGGATTTCCTCCAGCATATAGTTGAGGGCGGAGCAAAGTATAAGACTATTGAGAATTACTTTTCAGCCCTATCATCATTCTATGATTATTTGGTATTTGAGGGCATTGTTGACAGAAATATTATTCTGCCTTTTAGGAAGAGGTATCTTAAGCGTTATAAAAGCGGCTATGATGATCCTGAGAGGAGGCTGCTTAGCGTTGAGGAGATGTCCAGGCTCGTTAACTCCATTATGGATCCTAGGGATAAGGCCATAGCCGTTTTGCTTGCTAAGACTGGTATTAGGCGTGGCGAGCTACTTAGGCTTGATGTGGATGATATTAATTGGGAGGATTACTCTATTACGCTTAAGCCCACGCCCAAGAGGAGTAACCGCATAGTCTTCTTCGATGATGAGTGCGCTAGGGTTCTGCGCAGGTGGCTTAGGGTTAGGGAGAAGCTTAACCCGCCGACAAAGGCATTATTCGTCAGCTACCAGAGCTTACAGAGGCTTGATAGGAATGGATTATGGAATGCGATAGTCAAGTATGCTAAGCGCCTAGGATTCCATAATCCCAATTCGCCGCGCCTAGAAGACCACTTCGGGCCCCACTGCTTTAGGCATTGGTTCACAACATGGCTACTAAGAAACGGGATGCCAAGAGAATACGTCAAAGAATTGAGGGGCGACAAGCGCAGAGAAGCCATAGATATATACCACATAGACAGAGAAGAACTAAGAAGAGCATACCTAGCCTGCATACCAAAACTAGGAATAGAATAA